A part of Anabas testudineus chromosome 9, fAnaTes1.2, whole genome shotgun sequence genomic DNA contains:
- the LOC113150506 gene encoding natterin-3-like, with protein sequence MAMKLMLLLMLALPALSSGKDNTKPGMVRSPRLEQAVPKIPLNRSTDQPLPSHLVNREKRSGVYTRKLGHTNLEWQWWTGSLPNGAVAIYNDYEKRTDYVCKDGCEVGFYNSGMGPYCHYPFALKEYRGTDFEILVNKDNFEFLEWKHGSWGSVPKNSVPTCSGSRTIYVGKNKYGLGKVHTEHQRFYLPWQGKEYWYNDYQVLTYDTEISSEQISDVKYKLDAAKIFKNSPQTMHQSTVTNNECHKITKKVTLSKETQVTQTWESSFSITKGVTASITAQLPVVSASVGLSLETTFQVTNGLSHSETTTHSVDVELTVLPNHSCSVKMVGYKYKADIPFTARVTRKYKNGETKWEYISGTYKGVQVGDVRAVVDRCQPIPNAKPCKVKVI encoded by the exons ATGGCG ATGAAGCTGATGCTTTTGCTGATGTTGGCCCTGCCAGCTCTGTCTTCAGGCAAGGACAACACCAAACCAG GTATGGTGCGGAGCCCAAGACTAGAGCAAGCTGTTCCAAAAATCCCCCTtaacagatcaacagatcaaCCTCTTCCGTCTCATCTGGTGAATAGGGAAAAGCGAAGTGGGGTGTACACAAGGAAGCTCGGACATACGAACCTCGAATGGCAATGGTGGACTGGCTCTCTTCCCAATGGTGCTGTTGCAATCTATAATGATTATGAAAAACGCACTGACTATGTCTGCAAAGATGGCTGTGAGGTGGGCTTCTACAACAGTGGTATGGGTCCTTATTGCCATTATCCCTTTGCCTTGAAAGAATACCGCGGCACAGACTTTGAGATCCTAGTGAACAAAGACAACTTTGAGTTTCTTGAATGGAAGCATGGCTCCTGGGGTTCAGTGCCAAAGAATTCAGTCCCAACTTGCTCAGGCAGCAGAACTATATATGTCGGGAAGAACAAATATGGACTTGGGAAGGTGCATACGGAGCATCAAAGATTCTATCTTCCCTGGCAAGGGAAGGAGTACTGGTACAATGACTACCAGGTTCTGACCTACGACACAGAGATATCCAGTGAGCAAATTTCTGATGTCAAGTACAAGCTTGATGCTGCTAAAATCTTCAAGAATTCCCCACAGACCATGCACCAGTCTACCGTCACCAACAATGAGTGCCACAAAATAACCAAGAAAGTTACCCTCTCAAAGGAAACCCAAGTGACGCAAACATGGGAGAGCAGCTTTTCCATTACAAAGGGTGTTACAGCAAGCATCACTGCCCAATTACCTGTTGTCAGCGCAAGTGTTGGGTTAAGTTTGGAGACAACCTTCCAGGTCACCAATGGGCTCAGTCACAGTGAGACGACTACCCACTCTGTTGATGTTGAGCTGACTGTTCTTCCAAACCACTCCTGCAGCGTCAAAATGGTGGGTTACAAGTACAAGGCAGACATCCCCTTCACTGCACGCGTCACCCGTAAGTACAAAAATGGAGAGACTAAATGGGAATACATCTCTGGGACGTACAAAGGCGTCCAAGTTGGAGATGTGAGGGCTGTTGTGGATCGTTGTCAACCTATACCCAATGCCAAGCCTTGCAAGGTTAAAGTTATATAG